The following proteins are encoded in a genomic region of Pyrus communis chromosome 11, drPyrComm1.1, whole genome shotgun sequence:
- the LOC137709349 gene encoding cinnamoyl-CoA reductase 1-like — protein sequence MPAVSSSVSGHGQTICVTGAGGFIASWMVNLLLERGYTVRGTLRNPDDPKNAHLRELEGAAERLTLCRADLLDYESLKEAINGCDGVFHTASPVTDDPEQMVEPAVNGTKNVIQAAAEAKVRRVVFTSSIGAVYMDPTRGPDVVVDESCWSDLEFCKNTKNWYCYGKAVAEQAAWAEAKEKGVDLVVVNPVLVLGPLLQPTVNASIIHILKYLTGSTQTYANSVQAYVHVRDVALAHILVYETPSASGRYLCAESVLHRGDVVEILAKFFPEYPIPNKCKDNGKPRAEPYKFTNQKLRDLGLEFTPVKHTLYETVKSLQQKGHLPVPTKQEQDSIKIQS from the exons ATGCCTGCCGTTAGCTCGTCAGTTTCTGGCCACGGCCAAACTATATGTGTCACCGGAGCTGGAGGCTTCATTGCTTCTTGGATGGTGAACCTATTGCTCGAAAGAGGCTACACTGTTAGAGGAACCTTGAGAAACCCAG ATGACCCAAAGAATGCTCATTTGAGAGAGCTTGAAGGAGCTGCAGAGAGACTAACTTTGTGCAGAGCTGATCTCCTTGATTATGAGAGCCTCAAAGAAGCTATTAACGGCTGTGATGGAGTTTTTCACACAGCATCACCTGTCACGGATGATCCA GAACAAATGGTGGAGCCCGCAGTGAACGGAACCAAGAACGTGATTCAGGCAGCGGCGGAAGCCAAGGTGAGACGGGTGGTTTTCACGTCGTCAATCGGTGCGGTGTACATGGACCCCACCAGGGGTCCTGATGTGGTGGTTGATGAGTCGTGTTGGAGTGATCTTGAATTTTGCAAGAACACCAAG AACTGGTACTGTTATGGGAAAGCAGTGGCAGAGCAGGCAGCATGGGCTGAGGCCAAAGAGAAAGGGGTGGACTTGGTGGTGGTGAACCCAGTGCTGGTGCTAGGACCACTTCTGCAACCAACCGTCAACGCTAGCATCATTCACATCCTCAAGTACCTGACAGGCTCAACCCAGACATATGCTAATTCAGTTCAGGCCTATGTGCATGTTAGGGACGTCGCACTGGCTCACATTCTGGTCTATGAGACACCCTCGGCCTCTGGCAGATATCTTTGTGCTGAGAGTGTGCTCCACCGGGGTGACGTGGTGGAAATCCTGGCAAAATTCTTCCCGGAATACCCTATTCCCAACAA GTGTAAAGATAATGGGAAACCCAGAGCAGAGCCATACAAGTTCACTAACCAGAAGCTACGAGACTTAGGGTTAGAGTTCACCCCAGTCAAACATACCCTGTATGAAACTGTCAAGAGCTTGCAGCAGAAGGGCCACCTTCCAGTCCCTACAAAACAAGAACAAGATTCCATTAAAATTCAATCTTAA